In candidate division KSB1 bacterium, the genomic window GAATCGGGTGCAACGCGGGTGGAATTCTATTATGCGGTCCCGCTCAACCAGGTCACCTACGTGCCGGGCGAGCAGTCGTCGCTGGTCAGCCATCTCATAAAACGTCTCGTGATTTACGACGAGGAGTACCAGCCCGTTGTCCGGCGCGAGGAGACCCTCGAGTTGCGCGCCGAATCGCATGAACAAGTTGCGGGAAAGAGCTATGTGAACCAGCACGACGAGGCGTTGGCGCCCGGGCTTTACAATGTAGCTTTCGAGCTGGAGTGTCCGGAGTCAAGGCGACTTGCGGTGATCAAGAGCCAGCTTCGGGTGCGCTCATTTGCGGGCGATAGCTTGATGGTGAGTGACCTGCAGCTCTCCCTCCGCGTCCTCGAAGGAGCTGTTGCCAAGCACCTTAAGCCGAACGGGGTCCTGGTTGTGCCTACGGTGCAGCGCCTCTTTCAGCGAGGAAAGCCATTTTTTGTCTATTTTGAGATCTACAACCTCATGCTTGACGAGGCTGGGTCGAGTGACTACCAGCTCGAGTATGTGCTGCGCACTGCCGAGGGCGGCGGACTTCTGGACCGACTTTCCAAGGTGGTGAGTTTTCTTGCGAAGGATCGGGAGGCCCAGGCTGTGGGTATGTCCTTCCGCAGCGAGGGAAAGGAGCGATGGGAGCAGCGATACGTTCAACTGGATATGAGTCGCTGCCCAGCCGGTCGGGCCGAGCTGGTGGTTACCGTCACGGACCGTCACACCGGTCAGCAAGCGAGTGGATTCACATCTTTCGAGCTGGAATGAGCCGACCAAGCTTTCGGCCAAAAACGAGAACGCCCCGCTGTTGAGGCGGGGCGCTTCATTTTCCTTAAGCTCGCCGGATCAATAAGTGATGACAAGGGAGAAACGATGCGCATAGTCTAACATGCCCAGGTCAGTGTAGGCATAGTCCAGGGCAAAGGCTGCGTGTGTTCCCGGTACGCTGAAGCGCACCCCGCCGCCGGCCGCTATTTTGACCTTGTAGAAAAGATTCAGTTCCTGCTCCTTGCTCATCTTCTCCTCGTCAAAGCCGTCGGGGCTATAGACCAAGCCGCCACGCAAAAAGACCATGTTGTTCCAGGAAATCTCCGTGCCGGCGGCCGCGTAGGGGTTCACGTCCCTGGGGTCGACGAAGTCGGTGTTAACGGTGACTGTGGCGAGGTTACTCCTCAACACATCCAAGGACAGTCCCATGCGGAAGGTGAGGGGCAAGGGCCAGGCCTCCGTCTCCAGCCGCGACTCCTTAAGCGGGTTCCCCCCGATGACGTCGTCGATGTCTGCCTTGACCATCTGGTCGGTGCCCCGCATAGTCATTTTGCCGCCGAAGTTAGAGATGGACATGCCCAGCCGCATATTCCGGAATCCGGTCACGAACTGCGTCCCGGCGTCTACGGCAATCGCGCTGGCGCTGCTGAAGCTGATGGATTCGCGGACCACCTTGAACTGCACGCCCACGGCAAAGCGGTCGGTCAGTTCGCGGGCATAGGCTACGCCCAGAGCAAGGTCGGAAGCGCCGAAGTAGGTTCCCGTGCCGTTCGGCTCCGAGGGCGTGACGCGTTCCATCTCACCAAAGTCCAGCAAGTTGAGGCTGGCACCAATGGTGCCCCATTGGCCCAAGGAGTAGGTAGCACCGATGAAGCTGTGGCTAATGTCCAGCACCCAGTCGGTGTAGGCGATGCCTACCTGTACCCCAGGGATGCGCGCGATACCAGCCGGGTTCCAGTACAAGGCTGAGTAGTCTGTGACCGAGGCTACGTAGGCTCCGCCCATCGCCGCAGCGCGGGCGCCGACGCCGATCTTCAGAAAGTTGGCGCACGAGGTGCCCGTATTGTCGTTGCCTGCCAGAGCCGGCGCAACCGCTACCGCGGCTGCCAGCAAGACCACACAGAGAATACGTGCATTCATCATCCGGCCTCCTCAGTTCAGTCGTGAGTGCCGCATACGGAATCGGCTACTTGATGATGGCGAACTTGCCCAACTTCTCGCCGATCCCAGGCGCTTCGACATGGTACAGGTAGACGCCAAAAGCCACTTCCTGGTCGTTGTACGTCCACAAGTTCCACGCCTGCACGCTCGGCCCGCGGTAGCCAGGGTCTCCTGGCTGGTGATGGAGTATCTGCACCAGCTCACCGGAAGCGGTGAAAATCCTAATCGTACACCGCTCGGGGAGTCCGTGGAACTGTAGCTCCCGCACCCATGGCGTAAGCGAATTCTCATACACAGAAGTGACGGCATATGGGTTGGGAATCACGCGAATGGTCTCCAGATCTTTGGCAGTGGCCCCTGCCGTGGTCGCTGCCGTGGTGGTGATGAGATAGCGGTCGGCGGAGGTCAGGGGCCGCAGCGTATAGATCTTCGCAATATCCCCAGTGCGCGGTCGGATGCCAATGTGCACGTAGGTAGTGTCGTACACCGTCGTCGGCACACCATTGATCACCGTGTCACGCTGGGTGACGACCTGCCGTGGTGGCGGAGCCGCCAAAGTCAAGGTCCAGGTGAACTTGGTCTTTCCCTCGATGACCTCCTTGAACAGGACCTTGTACTGGTTCGTGTCCGAGGCGGCACTCTGCACGATGCCGTCAATTTGTTGGCCATAGGTGACGTTCCAGAGCTCAAAAGGCACGATACGCCCGGTAAGAGTGTCACCCCTGGAGGTGAAGCGCACCTCATAGTCTGAGGCGCGCGGCGTAGTGGTGGGTACCGCCAAGATTGACCAGTTGGTCAGCGCCGTGTCGCCTGCAGCCGTCGCCCAGTAGCTGCGCCCTGCGTCGAAGGCAATCTTTTCCTCATCGACGAGTGTCAGGCGGAATCCGTCGACTGCCGGCACGTACTCCTCGCCGTGAAGAAGCGGCGAGTTGGCGATAACAGTCATCTTCCGCAGGCTGTCGTAGAGGGAGAAGGTCTTGGCCGCCGGGTTTGAGTCGTCGATCGTGAGAAGATACCGGTTGTCCACCACTCCATAGGGGTCCAATATCTCCGCGTGCGGCTCCACCGTGGAGATGCCTGCCACATGAGCTATCATCAGTGCGGGTTCCTTGCATCCTGCCACAGGACTCTGCGGGACCACGCGCACAGTGTTGTCACCGGGCTTGTCCGGGTCCGTGCTGCGGGCGTTTTCCATGGGAGGGATCTTTAGCTGGCCGTACTGATCCTCCCGATCGTAGGCACACACGGCGTACCAGTATTCCACTCCGTTTTGCAGGTTGCGGTCAACGAATTTGTGCTGCAGGCCGGTATCATCGCCCAGATGGAGGTACGGGTTCAAGGGGCTGGTGCCCGTGACGCCGTTCTCCAGGTCGAACTGGGCAATGGGCACGTAGCCAACCACTGCTCCAATCGCGTCCCGGATTGCCTCGCCCCAGGTGAGGCCGCGGTCTGTGGAGCGATAGATGCGGTATCCTTCAAAGGCGTTGGTGCCGGTTAGTGGGTCCACCGAGCTCTCTGACGGATCGGCGTCCCAATACAGCGTAACGGTCCGATCGCCAGCATAGGCACGCACATGCGGCTGTTGTGGTGCGCTGGGGGCGTTGTAACCGGCGTTGTAGAGGAGCTGGCAGAGAGTGGCGTTCGCCATCAGTTCTGCCTTGTTTGCGCCAAAGATGTTGGCGAAGGTGAAGGTCACGGTTTCGCCCGGTGCCAAGTCGAAGGGGCCAGAGGCGTGCAAGGAGGTCACGTCAGGCCCGTACGTGCCAGGCGTCTGCGTCCAGTCATTTGGATGGGGTTGGACGTTGTCAATCTTGTCGATGCCCGAGGCGAGCATGTCGTAAACGTCTGCTTGGGTGGGGACGAAAAAGTCGTCATAGGTGGCCACGAACAATGTGGTCTGCCCCAGCTCCTTCCCATCTTTGCCCTTGGGCGTCTCGAGCATCTTCAGACCCTGCCAGGCGACATTCTTAGAAACGTAGCCCACCGACTTATCGTCGCCATCCCAGATGTAGAGAAAACTGCCAAGGAGCGGATCTGCTCCCGCTGGGATGAACTTGGCAAAGTCGTCCATCCACTCATTGTCGCCTTCCTCAGGGCAGTCCATGTCCGTGTGCACGCCTACGTAGCAATCCTTGATGGTATCGGTGCCGGTGTTGGTGATGAAGTACTTGAAGACGATAAAGTCGTCCGCCAAGGGGCTCGACCACTGCATCGCCCGTCCGTAGGTGCGAATGTGAAGAGGGGTCGGTTGTTGGCAGGTGGGGTCGTCATCCACCGCCATCCAGATGGCCTCGGCGTCGGCGGCCACCTCGCCGTTGGGTTTAACCCCGGGGAACCCCAGCGATCCAATAGGACCCACGTCCGAAGGCCACTGCGCCGCCCAGGAGCTGGGCTTGTTGCTCATGGCCAAGCCATTCTCGCCAATGCCCGAGTCGTATCCTGGCAAGGGTTCGTAGTGGTTTTCATTAATGTCCTCATAGCAGCCGCGAGCGCCACAGGAGATACGTTTCTCCCCTTTGAGCTTACCTCCTACGATAAGCGCCTCGCACCATTGGTAGGTGATGCCACACCCTATTGGGTATTCGAACGTAATCATCTCGCGACTGTACCCCAGGCGGTTCGCGTTGTTGATCTCCAAGCGAATTTTTCCGACGTCCAAGCGACCGTATTTGCGGTCTTTGAAGGCGCCGGGCTTGGCGAGAGCACCGGTTTGACCTCGTTGGAGCATCAGTTGCTGATAGTACTCCCGTTTACTCATGCCATTTTCTGGACGATCGCCCGCCGCCGAGACGAGCACTACGCTCAGCAGCAGGGGAACGGCAACCGCCAGGGCGAGAAGTTTGCTCTTCATGGCAAATCCTCCGTATGAGCAACACTTTCTGGGGCTTCTTAGAAACCGACGCTCAGCCCGAGCTCCAGGGTCCGCGGTGGGCCAAGATACTGGGGACGCGATACAAAGTCCTGCGTCTCGTCCCAGTCAGAACTCGCGTCGGGTTTGCCGGTATCGCCGAACACGTACAGCACATTTCGCTTGTTGAAGAGATTATTGACGTCAGCGTATAGTGCCAACTCCATTCCCATCAAGTGGAAGAGCTTCTGTGCGCGCACGTTGACCGTCATGGTCCAGGGCCGCCGGGCGCTGTTAGGCTCATCCAGCCGCAGGCCACGCGAACTTAGGGGGGTGTATGGCAGCCCACTGCCGTAATTGCCCACTACATTGACCGCCCAATTGCCGGGTTTGCCAAAGTCCAACACGAAGTTCATTGTGTGGGTCTGATCCCAGTCCATGGTCACGGTCTTCTTCGGCGGATAGGTCTTGAACACAGAGAAGGAGTACCAGTCGTTGTAGTGGGCGGTGACGTCTGCTGCGTTGCCTTCTGCACGAGAGTAGGTGTAGTTCAACGTGCCGCCGAAAAAGTTGGAAAAGCGTTTCTCCAATGACACTTCCACACCTTTGGCATTGGCGTAATCCATGTTCACATAGCGCCAATAGGAAGTTGGCGTGGCCATGAAACGCTGCAGCGCGGTATAGTCGAAGATGTCCTTGTAGTAGACGGTGATGTCAAGGGCTATGTCGCGGCTCAAGCGGGTCTGCAAACCGATCTCATAGGCGATGGTCTTCTCGGGCTTGAGGTTGGCGTTGCCCACCCAGCTATAGATGCCGTAGATGGACAAGTCTGGGTAGGGATAATTGGGGTCGTCCTGGTTCTCGAAGTAGTAGAGGTACTGGTAGTCCGGTACTTGGTAAAAGTGCCCGTAGGCAAAGTGCAGCACGGCCCGGTCGGTCACCGGATGGGCAAAGCCAAGGCGGGGACTGAGATGAATCTTTTTCTCTGCGTCCTTGAGCTCGGCGGTTGTCGGTTTGGTGGGGTCGCCGAAGTACTTGGCCTTGGTGTCCATGTAGTCCAGCCGAAGGCCGGCGTTCACCACCAGGCCCCAATCTTCAAATTCCATCTTGTCCTGCAGGTAAGCAGAGCCCTCCAGCGGCTTGTGCGCGTAATGGTAATACTCGGGCTTGGGGTTATAGGGCCCGCCAACATAGAAGTAGCGCAGGTCTAGCTGTTTCAGCTCCACTCCGGCCTTGAACTGATGTGTCTTGGTGGCTTGGCTGGTGACGTCGAACTTGACCGTGCTGATGGTGTTCTTACGCTCCTCAAAGTCATTGTCCCCCCCGATGGTCCAGGTGCTATCGACCTTGTTTCCCGCGTCGTCGTACTGGTAGGTCCACCACCCCTTATTGAACTCGTACTCTTCGTCCGGGCGGGTGCGGTCCGCCTTGCCAGCGTATTCGAGAGAATCGCTGAGCTGATAGTACTTGGCATATTCTCTGCCCACGTAGGTCTTGCCGGTCCGCTTGCTCTTGTAGACGAAGAATTCCTCCTCTTCGAGGCCTTTGTACCAGTAGTTGGTGACAAAGTGCGAGCCCCGGAGCGTGTAGAAAGTGCGAGGGCTGAGGGTATGCGTGAGGGTGAAGTTGACCATGTAGTTGCTCTGATAATTGGTCTCCAGGGCATCGGGCACGTATTTGTAGCCGTGGCTGTAGTTCTTGTACTGTGTCTGTCCAACCACACCGCCGATGGTGAGTTTGAGGCTCTCGAAGGGCTTGAAGACTAACTTGCCGTTGCCGCGGCTCTCGATTCGATAGGGCATTCCGGTCCACCCGAGGTAGGTATCGGTGTCGAGATAGTCGCCGGAGACGAAGAACGTGTTGGCCTTGCCAAGGAAAGGAATCGGTCCTCCCACGTAGGCATCCAGCCGGTAGGTGTCATAGTCGTAAAGCTTTTTGGTCACTCTCTCCCAGTAGCGGGGATCCATTTTGTTGCTCCCGGGAGTCGCAGGAGCCGTGCCGGCCAGACTGATGGGCTGGCCATCTGAGGTAACCCAGTCGGTGCGCTGACCGTCGACGATGCGTTGGTACTTGCGGAGGTAGGTTATTTCGCGGGGGTTGACGCCCTTGTCGGTGCGGAAGCGCACCCGCCCGGAATAGTTGGCACCGCCCTCCTTGGTGACGATGTTCAGGACGCCGGACATAGCCTCCCCATATTCGGCGTTGAATGTGCCGGTCATCACTGCCAATTCGGCAATGCCCACATTGGCCACGTCGCTCCCCATGCCTCCTACCTGTGGGTCTTCGACATAGAAGCCGTCGATGAGGTAGGCCAGTTCACCCGAACGCCCGCCGCGCACGTTGAACTCGCGGTTCAGGCCCGTTCCCGATTCGACGAACCCCGGGTGCGTGGCGAGCACCTGCTGATAGGTGTTCACCGGCATTTTGTCGATCTGCTCACCGGTAGTGACGCTGGCAGTGGCGGTCATGTCTCGCTCGATGAGCGGCCTCTCTGCGGTGACCACCACCACTTGCCCCTCCAGCACCGCCGGTTCCAAGTCGAAGTCCACCTTGGTTGTATAGTCCACCGTCACCTGGACTTCCCGCTTGACCACCGCGGTGTAACCGATCATCGTTGCCCTGACACTGTATTTGCCGGGCGGCACGTTGATGATGAAGTAGTAGCCCTCCGCGTCGGAGGCTGCCCCCATGGTGGTTCCTTCGAGGATGACGTTTACCGCGGGCAAGGGCTTGCCCGTGCTTTTATCCTTGACAATGCCGGCTATTTTGCCCGTGGTGCCCGCCCAGAGAGCCTGGGCCACTACAAGCATCAGCACAAGCACACCAACAATGGTCACGAGGTACGGACTGCGCTTCATGGACGTCCCTCCCGTAAAGGATCGTACACTTGCGCCGCGCCATCAAACAGTTGTTGCGACGCACTCGCTGTGCTCTCAAAGCCGCTGGAAGCGACTTTGTTTTGGCTGGTCCACAAGGGCTGAGCCCCCTCACTGTGAGGCCAATTCGACAGCGGAACGTTGGGACCTAAACCTCGAGCTATCGCCGACGTTCCATGTTTCAATATAACCACCGAAAAACAAAATGTCAAGAAAAAAATGAATAGCCCTCAGACCGTGGGCGCAGAAAGAACCCTGGTTTCGGAGGCCCCTCCGAAACCACGCTCGGTTGTTCTCACAAAGTGGAGAGCTATCCTTTCACCGCGGGTCGGGTGCTAAACCCAGCACCAGGCTCAGCATCTCCCGTTGAGGTAGTACTTGAGGGAATTGGGCTTGACTTCACACTCCTGGGCAATACACACAGGGGCGATCTTTCCCTTGTCGCGCATTTCGAACAGGCGCGGCACGATCATGTCGCGCAGGTCTTTTAACCTGAAGGGGTTAACGTAGATCTTGGTACCGCCCTCAAACCCTGCAGGAATGGTGACACGCCACTTGATCAGCACGTGCCATGGCATGGGGATGATGGCATCGCGGGGCATGTAGTACCACTCCTCATTGCAGGAAAGCTGGTTGCCCATGGCCGCGTGGATGGCATGGACGATGTCGCTAAAGCCTCGTAGTTCTTCGTCCGTGTGCTCGCTCGGCTTGCAGTGTTGGCTTTTGGAATAGATGGCGATGGTAGGATAGCGGTGCCCGAGGTCGACAAAAGCCATGGCGAAGTCGTTTTCGGCAACGACCAGATTGTGGTAGGAAGCAAAATTGGCTGCGTACTCGTTGTACATGTTGGGGCTCGCGTGCGCAAGCTGGAGTTCGCGCTCCACCGACACGCCCCACTCATCCAGGCCCACTAGCTGCTTGTGCAAATGGTCGAACGAAGCACCAGCAGGGCGGAGCCAGTTTTGGTACACGCTCACGTAGCGGACGTAGCGGTTCTGGTCATAGATATCTTCCATGGCCGCGATGGTGAACTTGAAGTACCAGAAGTGTTCCTCAGGGGTGAGCAGGCCCGAAGAAAGCGAGTCTGAGTCGTACTGCGCGTCAGGTGTGTAGTGACGGCGGTAGATGACCAGGTCGTGGGAGCCCCCAAAGAACGCATCGGCGTGCTCCAGTTTCTCGTCGACCGACATGCTGCGCAAGTAGCTCTCCGAACGGCCGCTCATGCTCAGCTTCATATCCACCATGTGCAGAACGTGGCCCAAGCCCTCTTTTGAGGAGAGGTATCGCTGCTTCCACGCCAGGTTCCGCTCACTGAGCCGGTAATCGTGGTTCTTCTTCCAATAGTCTACGCTGACAATCTCGAAAAGATTGGGAATCCGACGAAACTCGGCTGTAGTGGCAAAGAGCTGCTGAGGGTCAATCCGCTCCAGCATGTAGTAGCCATTTTCGCCCCGCACCAGACGGCTTTTTTCCGGCGGGGTGTTGAGGTAGTTTGCTTCGCAAAAGTTGCAATAATCTTCGGGAGTATGGACTTCAAGTTTCTTTGCGGTCTTGGGGCGCTCGTTGGTGATTGGCTTGTGTCGCCTGTCTGGTATAGCCCACACTTCTGTGCCAGTGAACGGATGGATCTGCTTCTCCGTGCCGTCTGGCATCACATGGTACATCGCTTCATGTACGCGCTCTAACAAGCTGCCTCCCTCCGCAATAGTTCACGCCTGCAAGGAATTTGGCCAGGCGACTGGCAATATACGAAAACGATTAAAATTTTGCAACAGGAAAAACCAGTCGCGGCCTGTCGTTGCAAGGTCCCCCACCTCGTCAATCGAGTCGCTCAACTTGCCAGTCATAGTCCCATGTGTCAAAGTACAAATTGCCCCCCCGCCATTCTACCTCGCCTCGCTGAAAGTCCACCGTTTCGCTGCGGGGGTAGATCTTTGCCGGATAAAGGGGCTGGGAAAAGTCGTCATTCACTATCCAGCGGTAGGGGTCGGTGTTGCCAAGACAGAACCAACGTACGCGCTCGTCCTTGGACTCCTTCAGACCGTATGACTGGTCCACCAGCACCCAGCCATATGGTTCAAGGTACATTTCGCACCAATCGTGCATTGATTCCTGGCCGGGCATCATTTCGTACCCCGACTGCCAATGCACCGGGATGCCATTCATGCGCGCCAGGGTCATGAAAAGCAGGGTTTGCATGCCGCAGTCGCCGTGGCGTTCTCGGTAGGCGTACATTGGGATATTGCGAATGGTGGAGTACTCCCTTGCTCCTGCCCACGGGACCCACTGGTCCACCCAGGCGAAAATCCGCTTCGCCTTCAAGTAAGGATTGGACTCGTTGCCCACAATCTGCTTTGAGATGGCGCGCAGCTCATCGGTAAAGACGATGTGGGGTGGAACTTCACGCGTGTTTTCTTTATACAGGGCCGAAGAGGTATCATAAGGCTGCACACGCGCAGGGTCGATGCCGTTGTATTCGGCGTACGAGGTGAAGGAAAAGGTGTAGCGAAAGACCGTGGGCTTTCCGGCAGTAGCCTTTTGCTCGAAATAAATGGTTCGCTGCAGGTAGCGCTCGTTGTCGGCGATGAGGTAGTTAGATGGACTGGCCGATTCCAGCACTATCTGCTGCTGACGACGATTGCCTTCGCGCGGATAAGGAAGCCAAGCTCGGATGACTTCTCCCGGTGGCACCGCGTCGGCATGCACAGACAGGGTGTAGGTAATGCGGAACCGCTTTGGCTTGACCAGGCGGGTGCCAAGGGTCTCGCTCGCCTGGATGATGGCCGCAGCGTCCTCTTCGTAGACGTAGGCCGGCTTTTTCATCAAGCCGTGCTTCTTGTCGTAGTCGAGTTTGATGCGGCGTGCCTCCTTATCGAGGCGGAAGAGATTGCTCGCGGCCCGCGCGAAGTACCACTTCTGCCCGTCTATGACCATGCTCTCCAGTGCGTGCGCCTCTTCCCAGCGAACCAGGTCTGCCTCTGTCGCGGTGGGGATGTAGAGCCGAATTTGTTCGAGGACCTCGTTCCTCGTCGTGGTAAAATCCTTGCGAATGCGCTCCAGCCGCTCTATCTCAAACTCCAGCGCCAGGCGGTCCAGCGCCGGCATGTCCGGATTGTTTGCCAAGGCGAGGCGCATGGCCTGCTGCGCCTTGGCGAATTCTCCCGCGGCAATGAGCGGCTCGAACGGTGCCAAGGGACCTTGTCCCAGCACCAGACCCGGGAGAACCATCACTGTAAGAACACATCCGTATTTCATCTTTGTCTCCCAGAGCTCTCTCCGTGCACATTGTTGCGCGCCGGGCCCCATCATGAACACTTATTAGTCCCGAGACGTGCCGTGGATGGCCCAGATTGCCCCCCACCTTCAAACCACCTTGTCACGTGCTCCTGCTTCCCACAAGGCGGGTGCCGAAAGCTACCGCATCGGTTCGCTTTTCTTGGGCTCCCGTGGGCTTAGAGCGCCACTGGGGCTCTCGGTTGGCCTCGACCCTCCTTTTCTCGCCTGCTCCTTCATGAGAGGGGGTACCTCCGCTTTTCCTTCCGATAGCGGTCCCGCATTTTGCGGCCCTGGGTAGAAGTAGACTCTCACCGAATTGTCTTGGGCTCCGCGTCGGGCGGGAAACTCCGCCACCAGCGAGGTAAAGGAAGCTAACCATCGGTACATGTCCGGCTGCTGCGGCGGAATGGTCTTGCCAATAGTAATGAGCCAGGCCCGCGGTAGGTCGCGCAGCTCTTCTTCACGAGCGGGTACAAGAATCCGAGAGCTATCCAACTCAATTCCTTGCAGCCGCGCCGTGCCTTGCACGTAGAAGCGTGCCTCCGCCGGATCCTTGAACAGGTACACCGGGATTATCAAGTCCTCCTTGGCGACATGCCGGTTTATGAAGCGCAGTGCCTCCCGTAGACGGTCACGGTTACCCCAGCCGGGTCCAAAGTATTCATAGTCCGTTTCCAAGGAGGGAAGGAGCACAAGGGCTAAGACTCCAACAAGGGCGAGCTTACCTTTCCTTTGGTCCGTCAGATGCGCCACGAAGCATGCCGCTGCTACCGCGAAAGCGGGAATTATGAGCGAAGTATACTTGGCGCTCACATTGACTCGGAACGCGGAGGCAAAGGCCAGCGCCAAGGGCGCCAAGAGCAAATAACAAACCAGGAAGACGCCTTTGACCGTCTGCTTACGTAGCACCTGGATACTCCCCAGCAGTGCCGCCACTGCGACCGTGGGGGTGAGGTGATAGGCGAGTTTGAGGGCGAAGACCAAGGGAGTCGTTCCCCAATAACCTGAGGTGAGTTGCTTTTCGTGCCAATGAAGAACAAAACGATAGAAGCCAGGCACGAAGATGAGGCTTACCCCCACAAGGAGCACGGCAGTAAGGCGCATCCGGCGCGCGTCTGCTGTGTCCTTCAGCGGGCCAAGCCAGGATAGCGCGAGGAGCACGAAAACGGCTATGACAAGAAGAAATGCAGCGGTGTTGTGCAGGAAGAACGAGATGGCGAAAAGGCTGAGGAAGAGCACCAGGTTAACGAAGCGATAGGTTTGCAGGAAGCGAAAAAAGTGGAGTGCAGCCCAGACTGTTACGAAGACGACGATGGCATAGGCTCTGCCGAATTGTGACAAGTAGATGTGCCAGGGCGAGAAGGTGACGCAGAACACGGCCAGCAGCGCAACGCGCCTGTCGAACATGGCGCGGGCAAGATGGTACACTCCGAGCAGGGTGAGGGTGCCGAACAAGAAGGGGAAGAAGCGCAGGGCAAAGGCATTAACGCCAAAAAGCTGAAGGGAAAGGCGCGTGAGGAGGAGAAAGGGCTGCCGCGGGTCGCCGCCCCACGGGCCTAGCGCTCTGTCCAGGGTGTAGAGTTCGTCAATCCAGCAGCTCCAGGTGCCCAGCTTGTACAGGCGGATGCCGCCGCCCATAAGGATCAAGGCTCCCAGGCAGAGAGCCTCGCGATAGGGCCGGTGTGACTTCGAGCTAAACGTGGGGCGTCTCCACCAGGACAGTGATCAAGCCGAGGCCGCATCGCGCTGCCCTCCGCCCTTGGCGCCAATTCCAGGCGCCCCGACCGCTATCCCTGGCGCGGTGCCCATGGCTGGCAATACGACAAAGCCCTGGGCGCTGTCCCAGGGCCCGGTGGTGGCGCCTCCCGGAATCGAACCGGGGACACACGGATTTTCAGTCCGTTGCTCTACCGACTGAGCTAAAGCGCCAACTAACCAGTGGCAAATATAGAAAATTTTCCTTCTCTGTCAAGTGAAAAGTTGCTGTGAGGGCGAGAAGGTGAAACGCGG contains:
- a CDS encoding GWxTD domain-containing protein, whose amino-acid sequence is MSKVCPVLCGLCTSATLLAGMVRADSSEQRWAKARQAAFTAILSPELAQLYEALPDSAARARWEERYWRMVDPLPSSGENPYREEFERRFAYAWQHFSTVVGPTYLDDRARYYVRYGPPDDFVESVGGGRKYLDNLTWAYFGLNLFVDFVRRPGFGYQEVNDLSQAVTGAPLNEKVRIASELYGEREVLHQRYAAFRNTGGNTHDYFAVASNLLSEKTQALNVAPPSRFSFRYSQEPLDVHITSACFRGESGATRVEFYYAVPLNQVTYVPGEQSSLVSHLIKRLVIYDEEYQPVVRREETLELRAESHEQVAGKSYVNQHDEALAPGLYNVAFELECPESRRLAVIKSQLRVRSFAGDSLMVSDLQLSLRVLEGAVAKHLKPNGVLVVPTVQRLFQRGKPFFVYFEIYNLMLDEAGSSDYQLEYVLRTAEGGGLLDRLSKVVSFLAKDREAQAVGMSFRSEGKERWEQRYVQLDMSRCPAGRAELVVTVTDRHTGQQASGFTSFELE
- a CDS encoding PorV/PorQ family protein, translated to MMNARILCVVLLAAAVAVAPALAGNDNTGTSCANFLKIGVGARAAAMGGAYVASVTDYSALYWNPAGIARIPGVQVGIAYTDWVLDISHSFIGATYSLGQWGTIGASLNLLDFGEMERVTPSEPNGTGTYFGASDLALGVAYARELTDRFAVGVQFKVVRESISFSSASAIAVDAGTQFVTGFRNMRLGMSISNFGGKMTMRGTDQMVKADIDDVIGGNPLKESRLETEAWPLPLTFRMGLSLDVLRSNLATVTVNTDFVDPRDVNPYAAAGTEISWNNMVFLRGGLVYSPDGFDEEKMSKEQELNLFYKVKIAAGGGVRFSVPGTHAAFALDYAYTDLGMLDYAHRFSLVITY
- a CDS encoding TonB-dependent receptor, encoding MKRSPYLVTIVGVLVLMLVVAQALWAGTTGKIAGIVKDKSTGKPLPAVNVILEGTTMGAASDAEGYYFIINVPPGKYSVRATMIGYTAVVKREVQVTVDYTTKVDFDLEPAVLEGQVVVVTAERPLIERDMTATASVTTGEQIDKMPVNTYQQVLATHPGFVESGTGLNREFNVRGGRSGELAYLIDGFYVEDPQVGGMGSDVANVGIAELAVMTGTFNAEYGEAMSGVLNIVTKEGGANYSGRVRFRTDKGVNPREITYLRKYQRIVDGQRTDWVTSDGQPISLAGTAPATPGSNKMDPRYWERVTKKLYDYDTYRLDAYVGGPIPFLGKANTFFVSGDYLDTDTYLGWTGMPYRIESRGNGKLVFKPFESLKLTIGGVVGQTQYKNYSHGYKYVPDALETNYQSNYMVNFTLTHTLSPRTFYTLRGSHFVTNYWYKGLEEEEFFVYKSKRTGKTYVGREYAKYYQLSDSLEYAGKADRTRPDEEYEFNKGWWTYQYDDAGNKVDSTWTIGGDNDFEERKNTISTVKFDVTSQATKTHQFKAGVELKQLDLRYFYVGGPYNPKPEYYHYAHKPLEGSAYLQDKMEFEDWGLVVNAGLRLDYMDTKAKYFGDPTKPTTAELKDAEKKIHLSPRLGFAHPVTDRAVLHFAYGHFYQVPDYQYLYYFENQDDPNYPYPDLSIYGIYSWVGNANLKPEKTIAYEIGLQTRLSRDIALDITVYYKDIFDYTALQRFMATPTSYWRYVNMDYANAKGVEVSLEKRFSNFFGGTLNYTYSRAEGNAADVTAHYNDWYSFSVFKTYPPKKTVTMDWDQTHTMNFVLDFGKPGNWAVNVVGNYGSGLPYTPLSSRGLRLDEPNSARRPWTMTVNVRAQKLFHLMGMELALYADVNNLFNKRNVLYVFGDTGKPDASSDWDETQDFVSRPQYLGPPRTLELGLSVGF
- a CDS encoding DUF4921 family protein, with product MLERVHEAMYHVMPDGTEKQIHPFTGTEVWAIPDRRHKPITNERPKTAKKLEVHTPEDYCNFCEANYLNTPPEKSRLVRGENGYYMLERIDPQQLFATTAEFRRIPNLFEIVSVDYWKKNHDYRLSERNLAWKQRYLSSKEGLGHVLHMVDMKLSMSGRSESYLRSMSVDEKLEHADAFFGGSHDLVIYRRHYTPDAQYDSDSLSSGLLTPEEHFWYFKFTIAAMEDIYDQNRYVRYVSVYQNWLRPAGASFDHLHKQLVGLDEWGVSVERELQLAHASPNMYNEYAANFASYHNLVVAENDFAMAFVDLGHRYPTIAIYSKSQHCKPSEHTDEELRGFSDIVHAIHAAMGNQLSCNEEWYYMPRDAIIPMPWHVLIKWRVTIPAGFEGGTKIYVNPFRLKDLRDMIVPRLFEMRDKGKIAPVCIAQECEVKPNSLKYYLNGRC
- a CDS encoding transglutaminase domain-containing protein, translated to MKYGCVLTVMVLPGLVLGQGPLAPFEPLIAAGEFAKAQQAMRLALANNPDMPALDRLALEFEIERLERIRKDFTTTRNEVLEQIRLYIPTATEADLVRWEEAHALESMVIDGQKWYFARAASNLFRLDKEARRIKLDYDKKHGLMKKPAYVYEEDAAAIIQASETLGTRLVKPKRFRITYTLSVHADAVPPGEVIRAWLPYPREGNRRQQQIVLESASPSNYLIADNERYLQRTIYFEQKATAGKPTVFRYTFSFTSYAEYNGIDPARVQPYDTSSALYKENTREVPPHIVFTDELRAISKQIVGNESNPYLKAKRIFAWVDQWVPWAGAREYSTIRNIPMYAYRERHGDCGMQTLLFMTLARMNGIPVHWQSGYEMMPGQESMHDWCEMYLEPYGWVLVDQSYGLKESKDERVRWFCLGNTDPYRWIVNDDFSQPLYPAKIYPRSETVDFQRGEVEWRGGNLYFDTWDYDWQVERLD